The Doryrhamphus excisus isolate RoL2022-K1 chromosome 1, RoL_Dexc_1.0, whole genome shotgun sequence genome includes a window with the following:
- the LOC131129175 gene encoding trace amine-associated receptor 1-like yields the protein MESGNMTDIHPCYEIDNFSYVLTSEPSTGCVSLYIFLALLSVVTICGNFLVMITIFYFKQLHTPTNYLICSLSVADMLVGVIVFPLSMAFSLSSCIYYEDLLCKIRGSFDISLSTCSILNLCCIAIDRYYAVCQPLTYRTKMNHCVVAMMIIINWGVSALIAIGVLIAGLQNENCEEKCLIDILMENTIGPLLSFYLPVVIMLCIYLKILLVALRHVRSIQISAKTGLIVNKVERKATKTLATVLGVFLICWTPFFLCVTFLPFSDVVVPVPVIESLNWLTLSNSMLNPFIYAFFYSWFRSGFRMIMSGKIFLDDFTNSALC from the coding sequence ATGGAAAGCGGCAACATGACTGACATCCATCCTTGTTATGAAATAGATAATTTCTCTTACGTACTAACAAGCGAGCCTTCAACTGGATGtgtttctttgtatattttcctCGCGTTATTATCTGTAGTTACAATATGTGGAAACTTTCTTGTAATGATCACCATTTTTTACTTCAAACAGCTTCACACTCCTACGAATTATCTGATTTGTTCTCTATCTGTGGCCGATATGCTTGTGGGTGTTATTGTTTTCCCTCTCAGTATGGCCTTTTCTCTGAGCTCATGCATTTATTACGAGGACTTACTCTGCAAAATACGAGGCAGTTTCGACATATCGCTTAGCACTTGTTCTATTTTGAACCTATGCTGCATTGCCATTGATAGATATTACGCAGTATGTCAGCCTTTGACGTACAGAACGAAAATGAATCATTGTGTTGTcgcgatgatgataataatcaaCTGGGGGGTGTCTGCTCTAATCGCGATTGGAGTCCTGATTGCTGGGTTACAAAATGAAAACTGCGAGGAAAAGTGTTTGATTGATATTCTCATGGAAAACACAATCGGGCCTTTATTGTCTTTTTACTTACCGGTGGTTATAATGCTTTGCATTTATCTGAAGATTTTACTGGTTGCATTGAGGCACGTACGCAGCATCCAGATCTCAGCCAAGACCGGATTGATTGTCAATAAGGTTGAGCGAAAAGCCACCAAAACTCTCGCTACAGTTTTGGGCGTCTTTTTGATCTGTTGGACTCCATTCTTTCTTTGTGTAACCTTTCTGCCTTTTAGCGATGTAGTCGTACCGGTTCCGGTTATTGAATCACTGAACTGGTTGACTTTGTCCAACTCAATGCTCAATCCGTTTAtctatgcttttttttacagctgGTTCCGATCTGGATTCAGAATGATCATGTCGGGAAAAATATTTCTCGATGATTTCACTAATTCGGCATTGTGTTGA